A stretch of Prunus dulcis chromosome 6, ALMONDv2, whole genome shotgun sequence DNA encodes these proteins:
- the LOC117632205 gene encoding uncharacterized protein LOC117632205: protein MVHAKRSSSCSPKAQKLLTLSAHYLSHRDFSFCRKFALKARESDPHNSGADRILAVADVLLAADHQNPTDWCSILQIPPPGSENPTLVRTQFEKLKTLLEPSKNGFAFAQEAFELVQKAWSFLSDQDKKTHFANGSENGQETPKQREQKEKNVGENGKECNVEETFWTVCPYCYYMFEYGKVYEDCCLRCQNCRKAFHGVAIKAPSPDIIVQGKEQYNFCFGYFKMEYMDPKKQMETEVTGKKDKDVVVISDDDDGDGTDDEFEDDLVDGNVGFEGMHEEKVKIGNEGVVGTDIGGSGRAELSSEGRTPVKRVKTLARRLKSVKSKSVARNTKKIMGNEMRSRRVELMGDERVEGADTSVEDGNGIDKGGSGSGSGMDGLEFFEGEDDIYVGIGDSPV from the coding sequence atggttCATGCAAAACGCAGTAGCAGCTGCTCGCCCAAAGCCCAAAAGCTTCTTACCCTCTCAGCCCACTATCTCAGCCACCGAGATTTCTCTTTTTGCCGCAAATTCGCTCTCAAAGCTCGAGAGTCCGACCCGCACAACTCCGGGGCCGACCGAATCCTCGCCGTAGCTGACGTACTCCTCGCCGCCGATCACCAAAACCCAACTGACTGGTGCTCCATTCTCCAAATACCGCCACCCGGCTCCGAAAACCCGACACTCGTCCGGACCCAGTTCGAGAAACTCAAGACCCTCTTGGAACCCAGCAAGAACGGGTTCGCTTTCGCTCAGGAGGCCTTTGAGCTCGTCCAGAAAGCTTGGTCCTTCCTATCGGACCAAGACAAGAAAACCCATTTCGCAAATGGGTCTGAGAATGGGCAAGAAACCCCAAAACAGAGAGagcagaaggaaaaaaatgtgGGGGAAAATGGTAAGGAGTGTAATGTGGAAGAGACATTTTGGACAGTTTGTCCGTACTGCTATTACATGTTTGAGTACGGGAAGGTGTATGAGGATTGTTGCTTGAGATGCCAGAATTGCAGGAAAGCGTTCCATGGAGTGGCAATAAAGGCGCCATCACCGGATATTATAGTGCAGGGGAAGGAGCAGTACAATTTctgttttgggtattttaaaATGGAGTACATGGACCCAAAGAAGCAGATGGAGACAGAGGTAACTGGCAAGAAAGACAAGGATGTTGTGGTCATctctgatgatgatgatggtgatggtacTGATGATGAGTTTGAGGATGATTTGGTGGATGGTAATGTGGGTTTTGAGGGAATGCATGAAGAAAAGGTAAAGATTGGGAATGAAGGAGTTGTGGGAACTGATATAGGTGGGAGTGGAAGAGCAGAGTTGAGCAGTGAAGGGAGGACACCAGTGAAGAGGGTGAAGACTCTAGCAAGGCGTCTGAAGAGCGTCAAATCGAAGTCCGTGGCAAGGAATACGAAGAAGATAATGGGAAATGAGATGAGAAGCAGGAGGGTTGAGTTGATGGGTGATGAGAGGGTGGAAGGAGCGGACACGAGTGTTGAAGATGGAAATGGAATTGATAAGGGAGGTAGTGGAAGTGGGAGTGGAATGGATGGGCTGGAGTTTTTTGAAGGAGAAGATGATATCTATGTTGGTATAGGGGATAGTCCGGTTTGA